The Chloroherpetonaceae bacterium genome window below encodes:
- the csm4 gene encoding type III-A CRISPR-associated RAMP protein Csm4: MNTYFVPLYFKHALHIGAANAAIGIEETQDFIHSDTLWAAICNHWAILGEVEGISFDTFLKSFTNGNPLFKISSAFPLTKSGSEYWLPKPLSVPYSFTKINPNRTIEIEQYGKTVKKTRFITLEAFKNWIEFNADNVSDIGEKPKGISSGAIRPHNTLDRISMASQLFYSGITYFETHGKDKAGLYFFLKADEQTKKALEKIFEIIFETGAIGGNRNIGLGGLSEKPILVGLNQVPPEWNLLNGVPESNAYCLLSLCCPKPDEPYQTSVAHNLILRKGWTGSLSVGAQVKRQTVSMLSEGSVFQKELIGKLVDITPQNTPKWEGFHKVYRYGYAFSVPLKLNLED; this comes from the coding sequence ATGAACACCTACTTTGTTCCGCTCTATTTCAAGCACGCACTGCACATTGGTGCAGCGAATGCGGCTATAGGTATTGAAGAAACGCAAGATTTTATCCATTCCGATACGCTTTGGGCGGCGATTTGTAATCACTGGGCGATTTTAGGAGAAGTAGAGGGAATTTCTTTTGATACTTTTCTTAAGTCATTTACTAATGGAAATCCTCTATTCAAAATCTCATCGGCTTTTCCCTTAACCAAATCAGGGTCAGAGTATTGGCTTCCAAAGCCGCTTTCTGTCCCATATTCCTTTACTAAAATCAACCCAAATAGAACCATCGAAATTGAACAATACGGGAAAACCGTGAAAAAAACCCGTTTTATTACACTTGAAGCATTCAAAAATTGGATAGAATTCAATGCAGATAATGTAAGCGATATAGGCGAAAAGCCAAAAGGAATTTCAAGTGGTGCAATTCGTCCGCACAATACGCTCGATAGAATCTCGATGGCTTCGCAACTTTTTTATTCAGGGATTACTTACTTTGAAACTCACGGAAAAGATAAAGCCGGTTTATACTTTTTCCTAAAGGCCGATGAACAGACAAAAAAAGCACTCGAAAAGATTTTTGAAATCATCTTTGAAACAGGCGCAATCGGTGGAAACCGAAATATCGGTTTGGGCGGACTTTCGGAGAAGCCGATTTTGGTTGGTTTAAACCAAGTACCGCCTGAATGGAATTTATTAAACGGCGTACCTGAATCAAATGCGTATTGCTTGCTCTCGCTATGCTGTCCAAAACCTGATGAACCCTATCAAACCTCCGTTGCTCACAACCTCATTTTGAGAAAAGGCTGGACAGGCTCGCTTTCCGTTGGCGCGCAAGTGAAACGCCAAACCGTTTCAATGCTTTCCGAAGGGAGCGTATTTCAAAAAGAACTGATTGGAAAATTGGTTGACATTACACCACAAAACACGCCAAAATGGGAAGGCTTTCATAAGGTTTATCGTTATGGCTACGCTTTTTCCGTGCCGCTCAAACTCAATTTGGAGGATTAA